The sequence TCATGCAGAACTCCCGCTTGCAGATGTGTCGCAGGATGACCTTGCGGATGGGAAACTCAGGCGGCTGGCATAGATAGAGCGACTGCAGGAGCGGCGTGATCCAACACTCAGGGAAGCTGTTGTCGATGCCAATGACGCGCTGTGCGATCTCGTTGTAGCTGCGCCAGTCCAACTTGTGCTGAACGCTGTAGCAGACCTGCAGGGAGTCCTCCATCGGGCTGtactcgccgccgccaccacgcgaGGACTTGTGCTTGCGCTTCATATCTTTGCGcagctcgagcagcgcctcctgcgcgcAGGCCGGGTCGTCGCCGAGCTGTGTGTTGAAGGGGTATGGGTTCGGCAAGATGGAGCTGAGTTTGTCCTTCGGATCTGGCAGGCAGCTGTCTGCCCGCATCAGCCCCCACTCGTTCGGCACAATGCTGTGCGACTCGTAGTTGACGCACCGCAGCTTCTGCGGTACGGTAAGGATCATGTAGTCCTCCTCCGGCCAGTTGGAGGCGAGGGTGCCGAGGTCGACCGAGTCGTCGAAGCCGTCTGCGATGTTAGGCTCCTCCCAGCTGTGGTGGTAGACGGGGTGTTTTGGCCGCACCGGCTGAACAAACGTGGACATCACGTAGTCGTCTCGCGTGGCTGGGTGGGCGAGGGCGTAGAAGGTGCCCTTGTCGTTACCGATGGCGGCGCACATGTTGGACGGGGAGACAgccacggcggtgcagctgccctCGCTCAGTGGGCTCGACGAGAACACCGGCTTCTCCTGATCCAGCTGGATAATGTGGAAGCCTGCGGGCGACAGCAGGAAGGCGCGGTCGCTCGACAGCCCGAAGCCGTCCTGGTAGCGGCGCATCTGTGTCACATTGCCAGACGGGATGTCCTGAATCGTCGACACCGCCTCCGGCATTTTCCGCACATCGAACACCTTCACAAAGGACGTCGCTGACCGCTCCGAGTAGGCCGCCATCACCGTGTTGTCGAacacctccagcgccatgACGCGGTTCCGCGACGGGGTAGCCTGGCCAACCACGCTAAGATCAGACGCACTGCGCACGTACACGGCGCCAGAGGCGCTCCCGGTGGCAACCCATCGGTCGCACTGCTTCAgagccaccaccgtcgcctccATCGGAACGGTGAGCTGGTCCGTCTCTTGGTGGTTGAGGATCAGCCGCGTCAGGCCAGCGTTGCCGGTGTAGAACATTGCGCCGGTGTTGCTGTTAGCCTGGAAGAGGTCGATGTAGTTCTGCACAGCGGTGGGCTGCGGCAGGCACATCATCAACACGCCACCGCGCTTGTACCCGCGGATCACCTCCCGGTCCGCCACTGTCACCATACGCTCGCCACCCATGTTGAGGAAAAAAATATTCGTGGCAGGGCGGCTGGAGACGGAGAACGAGGAGTAGTTCACCCACGCCGGGGCCTCACCCTGGCCCTGCGACTGCAGCGAGAAGCTCATGAGCGTGCCGAAGGCGTCGCACACCCAAAGCAGCTCCACATCGGGGTCAAACTCCACCGCCGTGATGGCCCCAACagacgccgcggcatcgccgcggAATTTCCACGGTGTGCTACCTTGCGAGCTGAGACTCATGACTTTCTACTGTCGAAGCAGGAGGCACTGCTGCcagggaaaagaaagcagcagaggcaggaTTGGAGATCGAAGAGCGCGCGGCAGTCGTGGTGGCGAAGGTGCAACGAGCGGCAGAGTAGTATGTGCACCTGCCGTCACTCCCGTCCctctgcgcacacgcgaggGTACGTCGTCGTGCTGTAAGATTTTGCGCCCAGCAAACCCCCACGCAATCAAGTTCACCTCTCCCGCGCGAGCAACAGAAAAATGGTCCGGTCGATTCCGCTCTTCCTGACCGATGGCACGCCGTGTGGTGTCGCGCCACGCGTGCACACCCGCCGGCAACGATctgtgcggctgcttcggctCACCTCACGCCGTTgcttttcctctctccctgtatGTGTGGTCCGGATGGCGATCCGAGGAGGGTGCGTGAGTAGGAGGCGAGGGTTCCGTCCTGTCGTCcctcgtgtgcgcgtgcgtctgtggaGTTGGTTCGGAGCCGCGCGCggtcttcgccttctccaaGGCTATCGTTCGCGTCCCTTCGCGCAGTTGCCGCTCTTGTGCGCTGCAGAGCGTGCACCTCGTATGCGTCTCTGCGCGGACGAGGACTGAAGGGTAGTGGGCGCGAAGGGAGCTaggagagaggtgggggCACACGCTTTTATGGAATGTGGAAGGATGGAAGTGACCGTCGTAGCGACAATGGGTCGTGGGGCATGTTGTGCTTGTAGTTGGtcccacccgcacacacacacacacagagagaacgCCAAGAGCGGAAGAAtgaagcagcgacggcgatggtCCGTCGGGATCCCGAGGAatgcagcgcacgcagttaggcgcacacaggcacacaggcagcgGCCAACGTAGCAGCAGCAATAAAGAAGAAGGGGTCGGAAAGAGAAAACGGCGCAGAGCAGAAGAGTGCACAGAGGATGAAACAAGTGCGAAATGTTGAGCGGGAGGGGTGGAGCCGCCGGTGAGGCGCATACACGCGCCCGAAGCAGACAGAGGAGCATCTCTGACCTCatccccccaccaccactatcACCCGTCTCCGCCTTCAAGGCAGGTCACTTGCCTTTGCGCTTGTCGTGCTTGTGCGGCGTCACCCCGAATCGCACTGCCCATGTCCATCCACCGGTGTGCGAAGCGGCACCACTCTCGGTACGCATATGCGTTGATGCAGTTGTGTTCTTCCCTTGTAGTCTCCTCATGATCTGCTgagcgcgcacagacacgtgCAGCCCACCTAACGCGAGCGAGGCAACGAAACACGAGGCGCCAAGCGCCCATCCGCTCATTCCGCTAAACCCAACTATGAACGAGCGCACCGGCGCATCACACACGGGACAGTGAAACGGCAACACCACCAATGAACCAGCCAACGAGCCCCTCGCCCGCCCCGGCGCAGAGAAATGTACACGCAAACTCAAAGAGAGGGCCAACGACGAGGCTGTGAAGAGGAGCGCAGCGCACActcgagagagaggaaacgagcgagcgtgtgcgacagagaggcgacggcgaaaCGGCAGGGCGCgcgagcacgcacaggctcagaggagccgccgccttgcTCGCCGGCTTGAGGCAGAACCTCTGCCGTTTCGCATTGCTTTTCTTCGCACGCTACGACTCGGTGGCAGCCTTTGATGGTTCTTTCTTACGTCGAGTTACCTTGCGCGGCTTCGGTGGAGCGGATACGGCGAGGGGTGGCGTCGTGCTGCCAGAGGCATCAGCGCTCATGCCGGGTACTggtacagcagcagcaacagcagcaacaccgacTCCGTCTCCCGCGGTGGACGCCGACGCGGGGGTTAGGAAGCTGCGGACAGGGGCGATGGCGCTCTTGCCGTGGTGTCGAACGGCGTGATCGTGCAGTGACTCGTAGTTGAGAAAGTGTCGCAGGCAGTCGGGGCACTCCACGGAAGACTGAAGCCCCATATCCTTGAGGCTGAGGTTCTTGTGACAAAGCCGGACATGCAACTCTAACGACGGAACATCGCGAAACTCGCGCTTGCACGCGGGGCAGGGGTACAGGCTGGCGATGGTCGTGTGCTTCGACTCCGTGTGCGCGTACAGCGCTGACGCATTCGCAAAGCCCTTCTCGCACACGTTGCACCAAAATCGTGTCCGCACCGTGaccggtggcagcgctgaaAAGAGGGATGGCTGCGCCGTCTTCAGTTCACCAGATCcatgcgcctgcgccgttCCTGCGACGACGCGCCCTCCCCGGATAGTGCtctcgccggcgcagcccACAACCCCGTGCGCGTCACGCATGTGCGCATCCAGTCTGGCCGCGTCTGGGTAGCGATAGCTGCACTGCCGGCATTGAAACACGCGACTCTGCTTCTGCTCCTCGATCATCCGCTCCGTTTCGTAGGCCGCATCCTCCGCAGGATGGCGGAAGCGAATGTGTGAGAACAGGGCCGACGACGAGCGGAAGACTTTCTTTCGGTCTGTGCAGCGATCACATACGACAAACACCTCcacggacgacggcgacgccgcagctgtTGAAGATGCGAAAGCAGTGCCGGGAGGTGCTCCACGCTCTacgtcggcgtcgctcgCCGAGGCAAAAGCGGTGGGGTTGGCGTGCTTGCTTTcgaggtgctggagaagatTCAGCTCCGATACAAAGACGCGGAAGCACAGCTCACACGGGAAGCAGTCCTTGTCGAAGTGCAGGTCACTCGCCACTGCCGTAGCGCTGGCCGTAGAGGAGGCCAAGACGGCGGCCCGGGACCGCCTGCCCCCAGTGGAAATGGGAGCGGGGTCGAACGTTTTGCCACCTACACGTCCTACAGTGGTGCCCAACTGGTGCACCTCCGGCTTCACCGTCACGACGTTCGTGTCCTTCACGGTGCGCACGCCAGGCATGCGGCGCACCGGGTATGCTACATCCAGAAACCCCTCCGCCGCATGCAAGTTAGAAGCCGCCCCAACGcatcctgcgccgccgcgctgctgccgcgtccACGAGTCCGACATCGCCACGTCACTCTCTGCCGCGGGCGCCCTCGGAGcgggtgtgtctgtgccttcGTTGCGTGCTGCTCTGGACAAGACCGTGTGAGGCTGAGGAACAAGCGACTCCACAACGTCAAAGTCGAGCTTCGGGTGATCCTTGGCGACGTGGAGAAGGAAGGCGTCTCGGCTCGAAAAGGCAACGCTTCTAAGCGTGCACCAGTTGCATGTGTACGCCCCAGTCTCCGAGACGGTCGGCAAGAATGGCCGCAGTGCGTCTTGCGCACTCAGAGGAGTGGAAAGCGAAAGCCCATCTGGCATCATCGCCTCAGAgtcggcggcatcggcgacACCCGCAGTTGCTTGTACCAAGCAAGCGCCATGCATGGTCTCCGTGCCTTCGAGCGGAGCGCCGGTGACCCGCTCGTACAGGGCCAGTCGTGCATTGCACAGGCGCATCCAGTATGCCGGGTCCTGCTCCTTGTGCGTAGAGAGTATGTGGTGCAGCATCTGTCCCATGTGCACGACCCGGGTGCACATGGGGCACGCGGCGTAGGCGAGAGCGCTGTGCGACATAGACGATGGGGGTTCGAAGCGCAGCGGCTTGCCTGCCGACAGGGGGCTCACCGATGAACCTGCCAAATCTGACGCGCACCTAAGTGAAATGCGTAGAGCTGCACTGGGAAGTCCACCACATGCGCCAGCTACAGAGGCTAGCACGAGTGGCGACGGCAcgcacgaggaggacgacCGGCAAGCTGTGGAGACGGCACCGGAAGGTGCGCTGCATGTACAGCGGCCGCGGACAGAGTGTTGTGGGGCCTCGGTCGTAACGAGCATCGGCTGTGAGagaccgcagcagcggtcgcTAAGCCGACGCCACCTCGCCCTTCGCAGCATCgttctctttcctttgcgCTCGCGGCCGCTGGTGAGTTCACTGGCTCGCGGAAAGCAGTGAAGATGGAGAGTATGGTGGGGGTTGGGGAGGCCAAAAAGCCCTGCGACACGCCTCCGCCGAGTCTCACGCTCCCTGGCGTGCGCGGAGCAACAGCTTCGAGGCCGATACAAGGCACAGGGCGGCAAAGGTCCtcagtgcgtgcgcgcgcgcgaaggctgctgctcttcggTGGGCCACGAGTGGTACAGCGTTGAGCACGCGCGGCACAGCACACAGCGCTATTCGTTTTCTTCCTTGGCCGGCGGCGAACGGCAACCTGCAAAagagccgcgccgcctcctgcgaTGGCGCTGGTGAGGAGTAGtgaaaaaagggggtggggacaCCTGCGCACGGGCTCGGCGTCTGTGCGAGTCTGACTGTGGCAACAGAGAAAACAGGCATGTGCGCcaagagagaggtgcacaGGCACGCGTTACAaacatcgccgtcgcccccCGCACCCACCCGCAGCCACGGCAACGTCCAGGGCGAgaagcaaagagagagggaaaggcgtgagagagagacacataCAGGAGCAAGTCGCCGGCACTCACAATACGGTGCATCCTTAGGGGATGCGGGCCCCACCACGTGCACGGAAAtgaacgcggagaagggcgTGTGGTTGCCAGTCCACACGCCCACATGTCTGCTCAAGCACGCGGTGACCACTGTGGAGGAGGGACGGTGACCGCCAACAACGTATGGCAGCAGTGTCTCTTCGTTTTTCCGCCATTCGGCAGAAACAGatgagcacacacgcagcgagagagagagagagaccaaCGCCCGAATAGTAAAGGAGAGCCGTGAAACCACGAGAGATGTGCTGCCGTACTTCAGCGGCACTTCTCTTGCTCGTGCCCGTGGGTATGTGTGCAACTCGTTTTTGTGGTGCGAGGGGAGAAAAGAGGTGCTTGGTCTCCCTTGTGCGTGCATGGGAAtatgcgcacgcgtgcaagCGTCATGGCTGAGACCAGAGCGCCGTCGATACAGAACAGCGAGAGGTAGGCGAGGAGGGGCCGATGAGCTCCGTGGCTTTTTgcggggcagcagcagggtAAAAGAAGAGAACcgtgcccccaccccaccccacgcCCAGACACGCGTAGTGGCACACACTGCAtggaaaacaaagagagagagagagcggcgacCCCTCGTAAAGCAGTGCAGAGAAGCGCAAGGAAACGGCAACGCGGACAACAATGtccgtgggggggggggcaacacGCAACAGACAAGCAGTTGTTCaccggggggaggggggagggggagggcaatGAAACGAGTAAAGCGGCTCGATGACGGGTACACAACGCAGCAGGTGCATGGGAGGACAACGTCAGCCGCTCGTCGAGAAAAGAATGCGAGGGGGATGGGGGGCGGACGACGAAGGTgggcacgtgcagcagcagcagcatcaatCCAGATACTCCCACGAGTCCGTGTCAACCTCGTCTTCACCATCATTCCTCTCCGCTttcgcagcggtggcagtgccTACCTCACCCTCCTTGAACCTCTTGCGAGGCACCCGCAACGTACGCCGGTGTGCTAGTGGAGCCACCTCGGAAATTGACGTGCCGCCCATCCCACAATTATCGCCCGTCTGCAGCGGGGACAAAAAGGTGCCGTCGGCGTGCCCCGGCCGCGCACGGCTGAGCTGATCGCAGTCACGCTGCGTCCGCTGCGATTCGACGTGCATAAATCTGTTAGAGAGatgcacctccagcgcggccCACTCATCGCGTGTCGTAACGGCAAAGGCGAGAAACAGCGACGTGTCCACGCGTGACCAATGCACACAACGCACATCGGCGACGGATGGCGTGACAGAGACCGCGGCGGACGGCCCCTCactcagcagcgcggcggcggttcGCTGGTGCGGGTCCAGGTAGAAGAGCTGTGTTTGGTTGTGAGCAAAGAAGTAGTAGCTCCGTCCTGGTACTCCGCCGACAACCCCCAGacactgcggctgctccaTCAGCTTTTCTATCTGGAGATAGCTCTCctgcgtcagctgcgccgcagcactcACGCGCACGGAGGCCAAGACGAGCACCACATCCGCCCCCTGTTTGAAAGtgtgctgcacctcgtcGGCGTAGATGCACCCGTTTGTGGACGTCACCACCATCACGCgcgtctgcagctgctccgtctTTACGGCACCCTGCACCGTGCGCTTGATGGCCTCGCAGCCCTGCGATGGGCTCCAGTACTCCGCCTTGAACGCCCGCCGATTCCATAAACTTCGGATCATGTTGTGGATCGAGAACGGCGCCGTCTCGGCACTGTGGTcgaagaaaagagaaagtCTGCGATCCGCTGGACGGCCGTGGACCCACAAGAAATGAGCCAGAAGCATCTGCGAGGTGCGCAGAAGGCAGCCCCAGCCCTGGTCTGTCTCGATCAGGCGCGTGACGGCCGGGATCGCCTCGAAGCCGTCCCGGTACGTGAAGATGAGAAATGTGTCGGTGAGCGCCTTCTCTAACTCCTCTCGCGATTCTACGGCAGCGCCAGACCTGCCGACGACTTGGAGTGGAAAGACCGCCTCCGTGGGGAAGAAGGCGCTCCATAAGTCTTGCACGTAGCGGAGCATTGATGTATTGCTggggcagcgagggagggcagTCAGAGGTCGAGTgtaagcagcagcagcagcagcagcagcagagggaggagaggacgcAACACCTGGCAGCGCCGATGTGCTGCCG is a genomic window of Leishmania infantum JPCM5 genome chromosome 30 containing:
- a CDS encoding putative Zn finger protein produces the protein MSHSALAYAACPMCTRVVHMGQMLHHILSTHKEQDPAYWMRLCNARLALYERVTGAPLEGTETMHGACLVQATAGVADAADSEAMMPDGLSLSTPLSAQDALRPFLPTVSETGAYTCNWCTLRSVAFSSRDAFLLHVAKDHPKLDFDVVESLVPQPHTVLSRAARNEGTDTPAPRAPAAESDVAMSDSWTRQQRGGAGCVGAASNLHAAEGFLDVAYPVRRMPGVRTVKDTNVVTVKPEVHQLGTTVGRVGGKTFDPAPISTGGRRSRAAVLASSTASATAVASDLHFDKDCFPCELCFRVFVSELNLLQHLESKHANPTAFASASDADVERGAPPGTAFASSTAAASPSSVEVFVVCDRCTDRKKVFRSSSALFSHIRFRHPAEDAAYETERMIEEQKQSRVFQCRQCSYRYPDAARLDAHMRDAHGVVGCAGESTIRGGRVVAGTAQAHGSGELKTAQPSLFSALPPVTVRTRFWCNVCEKGFANASALYAHTESKHTTIASLYPCPACKREFRDVPSLELHVRLCHKNLSLKDMGLQSSVECPDCLRHFLNYESLHDHAVRHHGKSAIAPVRSFLTPASASTAGDGVGVAAVAAAVPVPGMSADASGSTTPPLAVSAPPKPRKVTRRKKEPSKAATES
- the ATG4.2 gene encoding putative AUT2/APG4/ATG4 cysteine peptidase gives rise to the protein MLRYVQDLWSAFFPTEAVFPLQVVGRSGAAVESREELEKALTDTFLIFTYRDGFEAIPAVTRLIETDQGWGCLLRTSQMLLAHFLWVHGRPADRRLSLFFDHSAETAPFSIHNMIRSLWNRRAFKAEYWSPSQGCEAIKRTVQGAVKTEQLQTRVMVVTSTNGCIYADEVQHTFKQGADVVLVLASVRVSAAAQLTQESYLQIEKLMEQPQCLGVVGGVPGRSYYFFAHNQTQLFYLDPHQRTAAALLSEGPSAAVSVTPSVADVRCVHWSRVDTSLFLAFAVTTRDEWAALEVHLSNRFMHVESQRTQRDCDQLSRARPGHADGTFLSPLQTGDNCGMGGTSISEVAPLAHRRTLRVPRKRFKEGEVGTATAAKAERNDGEDEVDTDSWEYLD